In Lewinellaceae bacterium, a single window of DNA contains:
- the rsmG gene encoding 16S rRNA (guanine(527)-N(7))-methyltransferase RsmG: MEILLKYFPQLTEQQQQQLAQLGALYKEWNEKINVISRKDIDNVYDHHILHSLGITRLIHFAPGAEILDLGTGGGLPGIPLAIFFPKTKFTLIDGTRKKILVAEEIIGALELANVKARHIRAEELKQKFDFVVCRAVASLDKLAAWSFPLIKRPQQHALPNGLITLKGGDVMAEIKALPRGSYTERYALSDFFEEAYYQEKYIIYVQH, encoded by the coding sequence ATGGAAATCCTCCTCAAATACTTCCCCCAGCTCACGGAGCAGCAGCAGCAACAGCTGGCGCAACTGGGCGCCTTATATAAAGAGTGGAACGAAAAGATCAATGTGATCTCCCGAAAGGATATCGACAACGTATACGATCACCACATTTTGCACAGCCTGGGCATAACCCGCCTGATCCACTTCGCTCCCGGCGCCGAAATCCTCGACCTGGGCACCGGCGGCGGCCTGCCCGGCATTCCGCTGGCCATCTTTTTCCCCAAAACGAAGTTTACCTTAATCGACGGCACCCGGAAAAAAATCCTGGTGGCGGAAGAGATCATTGGCGCCCTGGAGCTCGCGAATGTAAAAGCCCGGCACATCCGGGCCGAGGAACTAAAGCAAAAATTCGACTTCGTCGTCTGCCGGGCCGTAGCCAGCCTCGACAAACTGGCGGCCTGGAGCTTTCCCCTCATCAAACGGCCGCAGCAGCACGCCCTGCCCAACGGCCTGATCACCCTCAAAGGCGGAGATGTCATGGCGGAGATCAAGGCCTTGCCGCGTGGTTCCTACACGGAGCGCTACGCGCTTTCCGACTTTTTTGAGGAAGCGTATTATCAGGAAAAGTACATCATCTATGTACAACACTGA
- a CDS encoding DUF3127 domain-containing protein, whose protein sequence is MSFEVEGKLHKKYETENKTDSFQAREFVILVESGNYPQYVKFQLVQDRCALLDPYEEGEEIKVHFDLRGREWQGKYFTNLNAWRLEKASAAAAPEPPAADSSGGFFPSPDNEPSGGGAADDDLPF, encoded by the coding sequence ATGTCTTTTGAAGTAGAAGGAAAACTCCACAAAAAGTACGAGACCGAAAACAAGACGGACTCCTTTCAGGCCAGAGAATTTGTCATCCTGGTGGAAAGCGGGAATTACCCCCAATACGTAAAGTTTCAGCTCGTCCAGGACCGCTGTGCCCTGCTCGACCCCTATGAGGAAGGGGAAGAAATAAAAGTACATTTCGACCTGAGAGGCCGGGAATGGCAAGGCAAATACTTTACGAACCTGAACGCCTGGCGCCTGGAAAAAGCAAGTGCCGCAGCAGCGCCGGAACCCCCGGCGGCCGACAGCAGCGGCGGTTTTTTCCCTTCCCCGGATAACGAACCCAGCGGAGGCGGGGCAGCCGATGACGACCTGCCGTTTTAA
- a CDS encoding DUF2723 domain-containing protein: MGSTKRLHTAAGWLVFAIAMTVYFFSAERTGSLWDCGEFILGAYKLQVVHPPGAPLFMIVGRMFAWLAQIFSDDPADIAFAVNLMSGLCTAFAATFICWVTIIFSRLALVGREGELDSGQSIALAGAGIVAGLSTAFATSVWFSAVEGEVYAMSTFFTTLTLWSMMKWYSLPDTQSADRWLLFTVYAAGLSIGVHLLSILTFPALALFYYYKKFENHTWKGILLAAGAGGVAIVAIQSLVIVGIPKLWAAMELIMVNNLGLPFNSGLIPTLLIIGAVIFFGIRYAHQKRNQVLQQLIVGATLVVIGFSTIGVIVVRANADTPINMNDPRDAMRLIPYLNREQYGERALLRGPHFDARPVQSETQDRYGRVGDHYEIVDQKISYVYRDADKMLFPRMGDYTQGRPALYKRWMGLDPNAPLPPGRPNQADNIKFMFNYQLGWMYWRYFMWNFAGRQNGDQGFYPWDKSSGHWISGISFLDSWRLYDQSELPASMKNEEGRNKYYLLPFLFGIIGLFFHFKQRNNEALGLLALFIITGIGITIYSNQPPNEPRERDYVLVGSIFTYCIWIGMGVTALFEQLRQRLGQNGPVAAVLASVIVLSAPILMGTQNFDDHSRLHHTGARDYASNFLNSCEPNAIIFTYGDNDTYPLWYAQEVEGIRKDVRVVNLSLIAVDWYINLLRRKVNDSPPIKMSIPRDAYRGKKRNQVFYYNPSGQDRPQSLQDFIRFIGEDHPLPTQSGREIESHYQSQNIFIPVNREEALASGVASIEDTAQIVSRIPLKLQNKDYLIKDEVAILDILSSNLWERPIYFAVTCRQEKLFGLDDYLELEGLALRITPKRSQSEPQYGIIGSGGVDTDAVYRNVMEKFRWGNFDKYDMYVDRSYAPSVQSHQLVMRRAALRMLQEGKRQQAVDLIDKYFEAFPDMNFPYDYRAYYMISVYLQADAYDKAKPHMAILANEVADHLRFYNSIDPAVLESSFETDYLLAMRTKDDLIRDASQNHDTEFVQELQALFQPYQLQGTENFAPPAGN, from the coding sequence ATGGGATCAACGAAACGTCTACATACTGCTGCCGGCTGGCTGGTTTTTGCCATCGCGATGACGGTCTACTTTTTTTCAGCGGAGCGCACGGGCAGCCTTTGGGATTGTGGCGAATTTATTCTCGGCGCCTACAAACTGCAGGTCGTCCACCCTCCGGGAGCCCCCTTATTTATGATCGTCGGCCGGATGTTTGCCTGGCTGGCGCAAATATTCTCGGACGACCCCGCCGATATCGCCTTTGCGGTCAACCTGATGTCCGGCCTTTGCACGGCCTTTGCCGCCACGTTTATCTGCTGGGTCACCATCATCTTCAGCCGCCTGGCCCTGGTTGGCCGGGAAGGGGAGCTGGATAGCGGACAGTCGATCGCGCTGGCCGGCGCCGGCATAGTGGCCGGCTTGTCCACTGCTTTTGCCACCTCCGTATGGTTTTCAGCGGTTGAAGGCGAGGTGTATGCAATGTCTACCTTCTTCACGACGCTCACCCTGTGGTCGATGATGAAATGGTACAGCCTGCCCGACACCCAATCGGCCGACCGCTGGCTCCTGTTCACGGTGTATGCCGCCGGCTTGTCGATCGGCGTCCACTTGTTGAGTATCCTGACCTTTCCGGCCCTGGCGCTTTTTTACTACTATAAGAAATTCGAGAACCACACCTGGAAAGGTATTTTGCTGGCCGCCGGCGCCGGCGGTGTCGCTATTGTGGCCATTCAGTCCCTGGTGATCGTCGGTATCCCCAAGCTTTGGGCGGCCATGGAGCTGATCATGGTCAACAATTTGGGCCTGCCCTTCAATTCCGGGTTGATACCCACCCTGCTGATCATTGGCGCCGTTATCTTTTTCGGCATTCGATATGCCCACCAGAAGCGCAACCAGGTGTTGCAGCAACTGATCGTAGGGGCAACGCTGGTGGTCATCGGCTTTTCTACGATCGGCGTAATCGTCGTTCGCGCCAATGCCGACACCCCCATCAACATGAACGACCCCAGAGACGCGATGCGGCTCATTCCGTACCTCAACCGCGAGCAATACGGAGAGCGCGCCCTGCTGCGGGGCCCGCACTTCGACGCCCGGCCGGTACAATCAGAGACCCAGGACCGCTATGGCCGGGTCGGCGACCACTACGAGATCGTTGACCAGAAGATATCCTACGTCTACAGGGATGCAGACAAAATGCTCTTTCCCAGGATGGGAGATTACACCCAGGGCCGCCCGGCGCTTTACAAACGCTGGATGGGGCTCGACCCCAATGCCCCCCTGCCGCCCGGCCGCCCCAACCAGGCCGACAACATCAAGTTTATGTTCAACTATCAGTTGGGCTGGATGTACTGGCGCTATTTCATGTGGAATTTCGCCGGCCGCCAGAACGGCGACCAGGGGTTCTATCCCTGGGATAAATCCAGCGGCCATTGGATATCGGGCATCTCCTTCCTCGATAGCTGGCGGTTGTACGACCAGAGCGAGCTGCCTGCCTCGATGAAAAACGAAGAAGGGCGCAATAAGTACTACCTGCTGCCCTTCCTGTTTGGGATCATCGGCCTGTTCTTCCACTTCAAACAACGAAATAATGAGGCGTTGGGCTTGCTGGCCCTGTTCATCATCACGGGTATCGGAATCACCATATACTCCAACCAGCCCCCGAACGAACCCCGTGAACGGGATTACGTGCTGGTGGGGTCTATCTTCACCTATTGCATCTGGATCGGCATGGGCGTGACCGCCCTGTTCGAGCAGCTTCGGCAGCGGCTCGGGCAGAACGGGCCGGTGGCGGCAGTTCTGGCTTCGGTTATCGTTCTGAGCGCTCCGATACTGATGGGCACCCAGAATTTCGATGACCACAGCCGCCTGCACCATACCGGCGCCAGGGATTACGCCTCCAACTTTCTGAATAGTTGCGAACCCAACGCCATCATCTTCACCTACGGGGACAACGATACGTATCCGCTGTGGTACGCGCAGGAAGTGGAAGGCATTCGCAAGGATGTGCGCGTAGTCAACCTCAGCCTCATTGCGGTCGACTGGTACATCAACCTGCTGCGCCGCAAGGTCAATGATTCGCCGCCCATCAAAATGTCCATCCCCCGGGATGCTTACCGGGGCAAAAAACGCAACCAGGTATTTTATTACAACCCCAGCGGGCAGGACCGTCCGCAGTCCCTGCAGGATTTCATCCGCTTCATAGGGGAGGATCATCCGCTGCCCACCCAGTCGGGCCGGGAAATTGAAAGCCATTACCAGTCTCAGAATATTTTTATTCCCGTCAACCGGGAAGAAGCGCTGGCCAGTGGGGTAGCAAGCATCGAAGATACAGCGCAGATCGTTTCCCGCATTCCGCTCAAGCTGCAGAATAAGGACTACCTCATCAAGGATGAAGTGGCCATCCTGGACATCCTCTCTTCCAACCTTTGGGAACGCCCCATCTATTTCGCCGTAACCTGCCGCCAGGAAAAACTCTTCGGCCTGGATGATTACCTGGAGTTGGAAGGGCTGGCCCTGCGCATCACGCCCAAACGCTCGCAGAGCGAACCCCAGTACGGCATTATTGGCAGCGGCGGGGTGGATACAGACGCCGTCTACAGGAATGTCATGGAGAAGTTCCGCTGGGGCAACTTCGATAAATACGATATGTACGTCGACCGCTCCTATGCCCCCAGCGTGCAGAGCCATCAGCTGGTCATGCGCCGGGCAGCCCTGCGGATGCTGCAGGAGGGCAAGCGCCAGCAAGCGGTAGATTTGATCGACAAGTATTTCGAGGCCTTCCCCGATATGAATTTCCCGTATGACTACCGGGCCTATTACATGATCAGCGTGTACCTGCAGGCCGACGCATACGACAAGGCCAAACCGCACATGGCCATACTGGCCAATGAAGTGGCGGATCATCTCCGGTTCTATAATTCTATAGACCCGGCGGTGCTGGAGTCGAGCTTCGAAACCGACTACCTGCTGGCGATGCGCACCAAGGATGACCTGATCCGGGACGCGAGCCAGAACCACGATACGGAATTTGTCCAGGAGTTGCAGGCCTTGTTCCAACCCTACCAATTGCAGGGAACGGAGAACTTTGCGCCGCCTGCCGGCAATTGA
- a CDS encoding nucleotidyltransferase domain-containing protein, with product MRFGLTDEVLHKINEVFRRYPQVEQAILYGSRAMGRHRYNSDIDLTLLGPALNLKTLFRIETELDDLLLPYKIDLSVFDHIDNPDLVDHIRRVGKVFYRKEEAKVEYE from the coding sequence ATGAGATTCGGGCTTACAGATGAGGTTCTTCACAAGATTAATGAAGTATTTCGCCGCTATCCTCAGGTGGAGCAGGCCATCCTGTATGGATCACGAGCGATGGGGCGGCATCGTTACAATTCCGATATCGACCTTACCTTGCTGGGGCCCGCCCTAAACCTCAAAACGCTGTTCCGAATAGAAACCGAACTGGATGATCTGCTGCTGCCCTACAAGATTGACCTATCCGTCTTTGATCATATCGATAATCCGGACTTGGTGGATCATATCAGAAGAGTGGGCAAGGTTTTTTATCGGAAGGAGGAGGCAAAGGTGGAGTATGAATAG
- a CDS encoding RNA-dependent DNA polymerase translates to MKTFGNLYPQITSFDNLLLAARNARKGKRFQVNVAQFDFQLERNLFQLQQELQSKTYRPGVYHSFIISVPKERMISAAPYRDRVVHHALCNVTAPIFERTFIYDSYANRKGKGTHAAIQRYQHYARRYPYVLKCDIRKFFPSIDHALLKQELRWKITCPDTLWLIDTIIDNSNPQEEHLVYFPGDDLFTPHQRRHGLPIGNLTSQWWGNIYLNRFDHFVKEELRVPGYIRFVDDFVLFGQEKAQLKAWKEDVSTYLAGLRLLVHPDKTQIYPVEHGVPFLGFRVYPHYRQVLKQNTRRYRRFLRKKLQLRKAGQLSPDSLELALNSWLGHIRFGQARRLEYQIFWYLRRHGVNLFKHPGGSWRVLERQCNRMPFRLPQQEQSYQSE, encoded by the coding sequence ATGAAAACGTTTGGTAATCTTTATCCACAAATTACGTCATTTGACAATCTTTTGCTGGCTGCCCGGAATGCCCGCAAGGGCAAGCGTTTTCAGGTCAATGTAGCGCAGTTCGACTTTCAACTGGAGCGCAACTTGTTTCAGCTTCAACAGGAGCTTCAAAGCAAAACCTACCGCCCGGGCGTATACCATTCGTTTATAATCTCTGTCCCCAAAGAGCGGATGATCAGCGCTGCCCCATATCGCGACCGGGTGGTACACCATGCTTTGTGCAACGTCACCGCCCCGATCTTCGAGCGCACTTTTATCTATGACAGCTACGCCAACCGCAAAGGGAAGGGCACGCATGCGGCCATTCAGCGCTATCAGCACTATGCCCGGCGCTACCCCTACGTGCTCAAATGCGATATCCGGAAATTCTTTCCCAGCATCGACCACGCCCTCCTCAAGCAGGAGCTCCGCTGGAAGATCACCTGCCCGGACACCCTCTGGCTGATCGACACTATTATTGACAATTCCAACCCTCAGGAAGAACACCTCGTGTATTTTCCCGGCGACGATCTGTTCACCCCTCATCAGCGCCGCCACGGCCTGCCTATCGGCAACCTAACGAGCCAATGGTGGGGCAACATCTACCTGAACCGTTTTGACCATTTCGTGAAGGAAGAGCTTCGGGTTCCGGGGTATATTAGATTTGTTGATGATTTCGTGCTCTTCGGGCAGGAAAAAGCACAACTGAAAGCATGGAAAGAGGACGTCTCCACTTACCTGGCCGGGCTGCGCCTGCTGGTGCATCCGGATAAAACCCAGATCTATCCGGTGGAACATGGCGTTCCCTTTCTGGGCTTTCGGGTGTACCCCCACTACCGGCAGGTGCTGAAGCAGAACACCCGGCGGTACCGGCGTTTCCTCCGGAAGAAGCTCCAGCTACGCAAGGCCGGCCAACTATCGCCCGACAGCCTGGAGCTGGCCTTGAACAGTTGGCTGGGGCATATCCGTTTTGGTCAGGCCAGGCGCTTGGAATATCAGATATTTTGGTATCTTCGGAGGCATGGGGTAAACCTGTTTAAGCACCCGGGTGGTTCGTGGCGGGTCCTGGAACGGCAATGCAATAGAATGCCGTTCCGTCTACCGCAACAGGAACAATCCTATCAATCAGAATAA
- a CDS encoding RluA family pseudouridine synthase codes for MKNSTDLPEEFPIGGLALYKNNQLIAFNKPAGLPVQEDKTGDKALINLAEIYCKSKLHLIHRLDRPASGVTLFAKTTGALASLNEQFRERQVEKTYLVAVHEKPPKEADTLVHFLKKEGRSNRTRAFAEEQPGSKRAELSYRYLGSTDHYHLLEIRLHTGRHHQVRAQLAAIGCPIKGDVKYGARRANPGRSIHLHAWKLRFRHPVSGEWEEVAAPLPEEDPVWQAFQEAIKNV; via the coding sequence ATGAAGAACTCGACTGACCTGCCGGAAGAATTCCCGATAGGGGGGCTGGCGCTCTATAAAAACAACCAGCTCATTGCTTTCAATAAGCCGGCGGGCCTGCCCGTGCAGGAGGACAAGACGGGCGACAAAGCCCTGATCAACCTGGCGGAAATCTACTGTAAATCGAAGCTTCACCTCATCCACCGGCTCGACCGGCCCGCCAGTGGGGTTACCCTGTTTGCCAAGACAACCGGTGCGCTGGCCAGCCTCAACGAGCAGTTTCGCGAACGGCAGGTCGAAAAAACCTACCTCGTGGCCGTGCACGAAAAACCGCCCAAAGAAGCCGATACGCTGGTCCACTTTTTGAAGAAGGAGGGGCGATCCAACCGCACCCGTGCCTTTGCCGAAGAGCAGCCCGGAAGCAAGAGGGCGGAGCTGTCGTATCGATACCTGGGCAGCACCGACCACTACCACCTGCTGGAGATCAGGTTGCACACCGGCCGCCACCATCAGGTGCGGGCGCAGTTGGCGGCCATCGGCTGCCCCATCAAAGGGGATGTCAAATACGGCGCCCGGCGGGCCAACCCCGGCCGCTCCATCCACCTGCACGCCTGGAAGCTGCGCTTCCGCCACCCCGTTTCCGGAGAATGGGAGGAAGTGGCGGCGCCCCTGCCGGAGGAAGACCCGGTTTGGCAGGCGTTCCAGGAGGCCATAAAAAATGTTTAA
- a CDS encoding M28 family peptidase: MRQLITGLFVVVCFSAFGQYQPASGQLAGTPESFGAMITAEGLREHLSILASDEFEGRETGQPGQRMAAEYIAKVFEGYGLPQVVGDSSYFQRIAFTAESWNRIALAVNGEAYRHLWDYYAYPATNATLPEASYEEALFLGYGIESERYNDYKDVDVRGKAILIYDGEPVDGSGLSQVTGTQQQSDWATDWRRKLRLARQKGASLVLIIDGNFKQNVAQARRAIFNTGLQYGEGEKPEQNYANNCFITTKVAKQILGKDYKKVIRARKNMQKKGKSKAVPLDCRLTVQQDKFRRQILGENVLGYIEGTDETRKEELLVITAHYDHLGRRGSSIYNGADDNASGTSTLLEVAEAFAEAKKQGAGPRRSVLVMLVSGEEKGLLGSQYYAEHPVFPLENTIADINVDMVGRVDEKHQDNPEYIYVIGSDRLSTELHQINEQANATYTKLELDYTYNAEDDPNRYYYRSDHYNFAERGIPAIFYFNGTHADYHRTSDTVDKIQFDKMAKIGQLVFYTAWELANREERIKVDVK; this comes from the coding sequence ATGAGACAACTGATCACTGGTTTGTTTGTCGTTGTTTGCTTTTCCGCCTTTGGCCAGTACCAGCCAGCCTCCGGGCAGTTGGCCGGAACTCCGGAGTCGTTCGGCGCCATGATTACTGCCGAGGGCTTGCGGGAGCATCTCTCCATTCTGGCCTCCGATGAATTTGAGGGCAGGGAAACCGGCCAGCCCGGCCAGCGAATGGCGGCGGAGTACATCGCAAAGGTCTTTGAAGGCTACGGCTTGCCCCAGGTGGTGGGCGACAGCTCCTACTTTCAGAGAATAGCCTTCACCGCCGAAAGCTGGAACCGCATCGCCCTGGCGGTAAACGGAGAGGCCTATCGCCACCTCTGGGATTACTATGCCTATCCGGCCACCAACGCAACTTTGCCGGAGGCCAGCTATGAAGAGGCGCTCTTCCTCGGCTACGGCATCGAATCGGAGCGCTATAACGATTATAAAGATGTGGATGTGCGCGGAAAGGCCATCCTGATCTACGACGGGGAACCGGTGGATGGCTCGGGCCTGTCTCAGGTTACCGGCACTCAACAGCAGTCGGACTGGGCGACGGACTGGCGCAGAAAACTGCGGCTGGCCCGGCAGAAAGGCGCCAGCCTGGTGTTGATCATAGATGGCAATTTCAAGCAGAATGTCGCCCAGGCCCGGCGCGCCATCTTCAACACCGGGCTACAGTACGGCGAAGGAGAAAAGCCCGAACAGAACTACGCCAACAACTGCTTTATCACCACCAAAGTAGCCAAACAGATTTTGGGCAAAGATTATAAAAAAGTGATCCGCGCCCGGAAGAACATGCAGAAAAAAGGCAAGTCAAAAGCGGTGCCCCTCGACTGCCGGCTCACCGTGCAGCAGGATAAGTTCAGGCGCCAGATCCTGGGAGAGAATGTGCTGGGCTATATCGAAGGCACCGACGAAACGCGGAAGGAAGAACTGCTCGTCATCACCGCCCATTACGACCACCTCGGCCGCCGTGGCTCTTCTATATACAACGGCGCCGACGACAACGCTTCGGGCACCTCCACCCTGCTGGAAGTCGCCGAGGCGTTCGCCGAAGCTAAAAAGCAAGGCGCCGGCCCCCGCCGCAGCGTATTGGTGATGCTGGTGTCCGGCGAAGAGAAAGGCCTGCTCGGTTCTCAGTACTACGCGGAGCACCCGGTTTTCCCCCTGGAAAACACCATCGCCGACATCAATGTCGACATGGTGGGCCGCGTAGACGAAAAGCACCAGGACAACCCAGAGTACATCTACGTCATCGGCTCCGACCGGCTGAGCACCGAGCTCCATCAGATCAACGAGCAGGCCAACGCCACCTACACCAAACTGGAGCTGGATTATACTTACAATGCCGAAGACGACCCCAACCGCTACTACTACCGCTCCGACCACTACAACTTCGCCGAACGGGGCATCCCCGCCATTTTCTACTTCAATGGCACTCATGCGGATTACCACCGCACTTCCGACACCGTAGATAAAATTCAGTTTGATAAGATGGCCAAGATTGGCCAACTGGTATTTTACACGGCCTGGGAACTGGCCAACCGGGAGGAGCGCATCAAGGTGGATGTGAAGTGA
- a CDS encoding nucleotidyltransferase substrate binding protein — MKKDIRWQQRFSNYRKALSKLAEAGGMEVEKMSGLEKEGVIQRFEYTHELAWNTLKDFLTYQGVSSTIFGSRDATREAFAAGLIKEGEKWMEMIKSRNLTSHTYNEDTANEIFAKIIADFLPCFLDLEKELEQQAKNEE; from the coding sequence ATGAAAAAAGACATCCGCTGGCAGCAACGGTTCTCCAACTACAGAAAGGCGCTAAGCAAACTGGCGGAAGCAGGCGGCATGGAGGTGGAAAAAATGTCCGGCCTGGAAAAAGAGGGCGTGATCCAGCGGTTTGAATATACCCATGAACTGGCGTGGAACACTTTGAAAGATTTCCTTACCTACCAAGGTGTTTCCAGTACCATTTTCGGTTCCAGAGATGCAACCCGGGAAGCATTTGCAGCAGGCCTTATAAAGGAGGGGGAGAAGTGGATGGAAATGATAAAAAGCCGCAATCTTACCTCGCATACCTACAACGAGGATACGGCCAATGAAATCTTTGCAAAAATCATTGCAGATTTTCTGCCCTGCTTCCTGGATTTGGAAAAAGAACTTGAACAACAGGCTAAAAATGAAGAATAA